One Paraburkholderia phytofirmans OLGA172 genomic window carries:
- a CDS encoding BadF/BadG/BcrA/BcrD ATPase family protein, translating to MNKDLFLIGIDGGGSGTRVVLGDAQRRELAQAASGPSGLGLGVERAWQAIGAGCADAFARAGVPLDWSRCVLGCGLAGVNNRDWLAAFRAQAPAVAGLAVESDVYTTLLGAHGGASGVVVALGTGSQAAVLDGDGECRTAGGFGYPSGDEASGAWLGLRAIVHAQQVLDGRVPNDDLAQALLVHTGAHDRDSLVVWLCEANQTAYARLAPIVIAHRTHPFAARLLGEAGVEVGKMIAALDPSATLPVALCGGLGAPLREYVPQIYQARLREPLADSAHGGLQLAQREAIRLAG from the coding sequence ATGAATAAAGACCTCTTTCTGATCGGCATTGATGGCGGCGGCAGCGGTACGCGCGTCGTACTCGGCGACGCACAGCGCCGCGAACTGGCGCAGGCGGCGAGCGGGCCGTCGGGGCTGGGGCTCGGCGTGGAACGCGCGTGGCAGGCTATCGGGGCCGGCTGCGCCGACGCCTTTGCACGTGCCGGCGTACCGCTGGACTGGTCGCGCTGCGTACTCGGCTGCGGATTAGCAGGGGTCAATAATCGCGACTGGCTGGCCGCGTTTCGCGCGCAGGCGCCGGCGGTAGCCGGCCTCGCGGTGGAAAGCGATGTGTACACCACCTTGCTCGGTGCGCATGGCGGCGCGTCCGGCGTAGTCGTCGCGCTTGGCACCGGGAGTCAGGCGGCCGTGCTTGACGGCGATGGCGAATGCCGAACCGCCGGCGGCTTCGGTTACCCGTCGGGCGACGAAGCGAGCGGCGCATGGCTCGGGCTGCGGGCCATCGTGCACGCGCAGCAGGTGCTCGACGGGCGTGTGCCTAACGACGATCTGGCGCAGGCGCTGCTCGTCCACACCGGTGCACATGACCGCGACAGTCTCGTGGTCTGGCTGTGCGAAGCCAATCAGACCGCTTATGCGCGGCTTGCGCCGATCGTCATCGCGCATCGCACGCATCCGTTCGCAGCGCGTTTGCTCGGCGAGGCGGGCGTGGAAGTGGGCAAGATGATTGCCGCGCTCGACCCGTCGGCGACTCTGCCAGTCGCGCTGTGCGGCGGTCTCGGCGCACCTTTGCGCGAGTACGTGCCGCAGATCTATCAGGCCCGCTTGCGCGAGCCGTTGGCGGACTCGGCACACGGCGGTCTGCAGTTGGCGCAGCGCGAAGCGATTCGCCTCGCCGGTTGA
- the rpsU gene encoding 30S ribosomal protein S21, giving the protein MTTILLKENEPFEVAIRRFRRAIEKNGLIAELRERQSYEKPTTARKRKKAAAVKRLHKRLRSQMLPKKLH; this is encoded by the coding sequence ATGACGACGATTCTTCTGAAAGAAAACGAGCCGTTCGAAGTGGCGATTCGCCGCTTTCGTCGCGCAATCGAAAAGAATGGCCTGATCGCTGAACTGCGTGAGCGCCAATCGTACGAAAAGCCGACCACGGCACGTAAGCGCAAGAAGGCTGCTGCTGTGAAGCGCCTGCACAAGCGCCTGCGCAGCCAGATGCTGCCGAAAAAGCTGCACTAA
- a CDS encoding H-NS histone family protein, with translation MSQYADLKAQIAKLQAQADEARRTEIDNVVADIRQKIAEYGLTAQDLGFAVAARRGRPPKKAPLPAKYQDPKSGNTWSGRGKPPKWIVGKNRERFLIGAA, from the coding sequence ATGTCGCAATATGCAGACCTCAAGGCGCAGATTGCCAAATTGCAGGCACAGGCAGACGAAGCCCGGCGTACTGAAATCGACAATGTTGTCGCCGACATCCGCCAAAAGATCGCTGAATACGGTCTAACCGCGCAAGACCTCGGTTTCGCGGTTGCCGCACGGCGCGGACGCCCGCCGAAGAAGGCGCCGCTGCCGGCCAAGTACCAGGATCCGAAATCGGGCAATACCTGGAGCGGGCGCGGCAAACCGCCAAAGTGGATTGTCGGCAAGAATCGCGAACGCTTTCTGATTGGCGCGGCTTGA
- a CDS encoding Cof-type HAD-IIB family hydrolase yields MYKVIATDLDGTLLNADHQVDPFTIATVRKLESDGLHFVIATGRHYCDVASIRDLLGVSAYLITSNGARIHAPDNSVIHADDLPPAIVQRLVQPEIAGAHGRVIVNLFADQAWLIDRDAPDLLKFHQDSGFTYEVADLPKHDGADIAKVLYIGEPDDLAHVSANLAREFGDALYVTYSLPDCLEVMTSNVSKGRALQIVLERLGVDASQCVAFGDNMNDIDLLETAGHPFMMNNANPDLVTRLPNVPRIGNNFEAGVAQHLRKLFSLDDELTS; encoded by the coding sequence ATGTACAAAGTCATTGCCACGGATCTCGACGGCACGCTGCTCAACGCCGATCACCAGGTGGACCCGTTCACGATCGCTACCGTGCGCAAACTGGAAAGCGATGGGCTGCACTTCGTGATCGCTACGGGGCGCCACTACTGCGACGTCGCGAGCATTCGCGACCTGCTGGGTGTCAGCGCCTATCTGATCACGTCGAACGGTGCACGCATTCACGCGCCGGACAACTCGGTAATCCACGCCGACGACCTGCCTCCGGCCATCGTGCAGCGGCTGGTGCAGCCGGAAATCGCCGGCGCGCACGGCCGTGTGATCGTCAATCTGTTCGCCGACCAGGCGTGGCTGATCGATCGGGATGCGCCGGACCTGCTGAAATTCCACCAGGATTCCGGCTTCACCTACGAGGTCGCCGATCTGCCGAAGCACGACGGTGCCGACATCGCGAAGGTCCTCTACATCGGTGAGCCTGACGATCTCGCACACGTCTCGGCCAACCTCGCGCGTGAATTCGGTGACGCGCTGTACGTCACCTATTCGCTGCCGGACTGTCTGGAGGTGATGACGTCGAACGTATCGAAGGGGCGTGCTTTGCAGATCGTGCTTGAGCGCCTCGGCGTCGACGCCTCGCAATGCGTGGCATTCGGCGACAACATGAACGATATCGACCTGCTGGAGACAGCCGGCCATCCGTTCATGATGAACAACGCCAATCCCGATCTCGTCACACGTCTGCCGAACGTGCCGCGCATCGGCAACAACTTTGAAGCGGGCGTCGCGCAGCATCTGCGCAAGCTTTTCTCGCTCGACGACGAACTGACGTCCTGA
- the flhD gene encoding flagellar transcriptional regulator FlhD: protein MSATSEMLNEIREINLSYLLLAQRLLREDKPMGMFRMGISDQLADVLANLSLAQTVKLAASNQVLCRFRFDDHAVLSALADKGKSSAVAQAHSAILMASQPVEQLG from the coding sequence ATGAGCGCAACAAGCGAAATGCTCAATGAGATCAGAGAAATCAACCTTTCTTATCTCCTGCTCGCCCAGCGTCTGCTGCGCGAAGACAAGCCGATGGGCATGTTTCGCATGGGGATTTCGGACCAGTTGGCCGACGTGCTCGCCAATCTGTCGTTGGCGCAGACCGTGAAGCTGGCGGCGTCCAATCAGGTGCTGTGCCGTTTCCGTTTCGACGACCATGCCGTGCTGTCCGCCCTTGCGGACAAAGGCAAATCCAGCGCCGTGGCCCAGGCGCATTCCGCGATCCTGATGGCAAGCCAGCCAGTCGAGCAACTCGGCTGA
- the aqpZ gene encoding aquaporin Z: MQLSKRLAAELFGTFWLVLGGCGSAVLAANFAGPVHGLGIGFVGVSLAFGLTVLTMAYAIGHISGCHLNPAVSVGLTVAGRFPARDLLPYIVAQVIGAVLGALVLSLIASGKPGFDLVASGFASNGYGERSPGHYALAAAFICEVVMTGFFLFVILGATDKRAPAGFAPIAIGLCLTLIHLISIPVTNTSVNPARSTGPALFVGGAAVDQLWMFWVAPILGAVIAGVLYPLIAESRRGNSQELALD; the protein is encoded by the coding sequence ATGCAGTTGTCAAAACGTCTTGCCGCCGAGCTGTTCGGCACCTTCTGGCTCGTGCTCGGGGGCTGCGGCAGCGCCGTCCTCGCCGCCAATTTCGCCGGCCCGGTCCACGGTCTGGGCATCGGCTTCGTGGGCGTTTCGCTCGCATTCGGCCTCACTGTCCTGACAATGGCTTATGCAATCGGCCACATCTCCGGCTGTCACCTGAATCCGGCGGTGAGCGTCGGCCTGACCGTCGCCGGCCGCTTTCCGGCTCGCGACCTGCTGCCGTACATCGTCGCGCAAGTGATCGGCGCGGTGCTCGGTGCGCTGGTGCTGTCGTTGATCGCGTCGGGCAAGCCGGGGTTCGACCTCGTCGCCAGCGGTTTCGCCAGCAACGGCTACGGCGAGCGCTCGCCGGGCCATTACGCGCTCGCGGCCGCGTTCATTTGCGAAGTGGTGATGACCGGCTTCTTCCTCTTCGTCATCCTCGGCGCGACCGACAAGCGCGCGCCAGCCGGTTTCGCGCCAATCGCCATTGGCCTGTGCCTGACGCTGATCCACCTGATCTCGATTCCGGTTACCAACACGTCGGTCAACCCGGCGCGCTCGACCGGGCCGGCGCTGTTCGTCGGCGGCGCGGCGGTGGATCAACTGTGGATGTTCTGGGTCGCCCCGATTCTCGGCGCGGTGATCGCAGGGGTGCTGTACCCGCTCATCGCCGAAAGCCGTCGCGGCAATTCGCAGGAACTGGCGCTCGACTGA
- a CDS encoding DNA-3-methyladenine glycosylase I — MTQRCNWVSSEALAHYHDTEWGVPSRDDQHLFEMLVLEGAQAGLSWSTILNKRTGYRRAFADFDIGKVARFTPKHVDALVLDESIVRHRGKIESAITNARAVQQIQAEHGSLANFVWSFVDQTPIQNDWASYKQAPASTEISDALSKGLKRYGCKFVGSTICYAFMQAVGMVNDHEASCMCRARCAALGKKGRNRKAG; from the coding sequence GTGACACAGCGATGCAACTGGGTATCGAGCGAAGCGCTCGCACACTACCATGACACCGAATGGGGCGTGCCCTCGCGCGACGATCAGCATCTGTTCGAAATGCTGGTGCTGGAAGGCGCGCAGGCGGGTTTGTCATGGTCGACGATTCTCAACAAACGGACCGGCTATCGCCGCGCATTCGCCGACTTCGATATCGGCAAGGTCGCGCGCTTTACGCCTAAACACGTCGATGCGCTGGTGCTGGACGAAAGTATTGTGCGCCATCGCGGCAAGATCGAGTCGGCCATTACCAACGCGCGCGCCGTGCAGCAGATCCAGGCCGAACACGGCTCGCTCGCCAACTTCGTATGGTCATTCGTCGATCAGACACCAATCCAGAACGATTGGGCATCGTATAAACAGGCGCCGGCATCCACCGAAATTTCGGACGCGCTCAGCAAGGGGCTGAAGCGCTATGGCTGCAAGTTCGTCGGCTCGACGATCTGCTACGCGTTCATGCAGGCGGTCGGCATGGTGAACGACCACGAGGCGAGCTGTATGTGCCGTGCGCGATGCGCGGCGCTCGGCAAGAAGGGACGCAATCGTAAAGCGGGCTGA
- a CDS encoding glycosyltransferase family 4 protein encodes MRIAQIAPLYEAVPPKLYGGTERVVSYLTEALVDLGHDVTLFASGDSVTSANLDACWPRALRLDPTIRDALAPHVLMMEKVRKVAHEFDVLHFHLDYMPFPLFTTMDTPFVTTLHGRLDLPELQPVFDAFSNVPVVSISDSQRTPLPQANWLNTIYHGLPEQLLTPQTHKKPEYLAFLGRICPEKRVDTAIKIAAQSGLPLKIAAKVDKVDQEYFKKEIEPLLSMAHVEFVGEINEAQKPEFLSGAKALLFPIDWSEPFGLVMIESMACGTPVIAFNRGSVPEVIDHGVTGYIVEDVQGAVAALQRLDELSRSEIRAQFERRFSSKTMARNYVDGYSALIEATRRPMLRRVAVG; translated from the coding sequence ATGCGAATCGCACAAATTGCGCCGTTGTATGAAGCTGTCCCACCGAAACTCTACGGCGGCACCGAACGCGTCGTCTCGTATCTGACCGAAGCGCTGGTCGACCTCGGCCACGACGTCACGCTGTTTGCGAGCGGCGATTCGGTCACCTCCGCGAACCTCGACGCCTGCTGGCCTCGTGCGCTGCGCCTCGACCCGACCATCCGCGATGCGTTGGCTCCGCATGTCCTGATGATGGAAAAGGTGCGCAAGGTCGCGCATGAATTCGACGTGCTGCACTTTCACCTCGATTACATGCCGTTCCCGCTCTTCACCACCATGGACACGCCGTTCGTGACGACGCTTCATGGCCGTCTGGACCTGCCGGAACTGCAACCGGTGTTCGATGCGTTCTCGAACGTGCCGGTGGTATCGATTTCGGACTCGCAGCGCACGCCACTGCCGCAGGCCAACTGGCTGAACACGATTTACCACGGCCTGCCCGAGCAGTTGCTCACACCCCAGACGCACAAGAAGCCGGAGTATCTGGCGTTCCTCGGCCGTATCTGTCCGGAGAAGCGCGTCGATACAGCTATCAAGATCGCCGCACAAAGCGGTCTGCCGCTGAAGATCGCCGCCAAGGTGGATAAGGTCGACCAGGAATACTTCAAGAAGGAAATCGAACCGCTGCTCTCCATGGCGCACGTGGAGTTCGTCGGCGAAATCAACGAGGCGCAGAAGCCCGAGTTCCTCTCAGGCGCCAAGGCGCTGCTGTTCCCGATCGACTGGTCGGAGCCGTTCGGTCTGGTGATGATCGAATCGATGGCGTGCGGCACGCCGGTGATCGCGTTTAACCGCGGTTCAGTGCCGGAAGTGATCGACCACGGCGTGACCGGCTACATTGTCGAGGACGTTCAAGGTGCGGTGGCCGCGCTGCAGCGTCTGGACGAACTGTCGCGCAGCGAGATTCGCGCGCAGTTCGAACGCCGCTTCAGTTCGAAAACGATGGCTAGGAATTACGTGGACGGCTATTCGGCACTGATCGAAGCGACGCGCCGCCCGATGTTGCGCCGGGTAGCGGTGGGTTGA